The Lacticaseibacillus pabuli region GCTTCTTGCCCATCCCCATGGCATTGGCAAAAATGTTCTTCGGGAAGGTTACGACGTTGTTGTTGTAGCTCTGCACAGATTCGTTGTAGCGTTTGCGTTCAACGGCAATCCGGTTTTCAGAGCCTTCCAGCTGCGTCATCAGCGTCTGCACCTGTTTGTTTGAGTTCAACGTTGGGTAGCTTTCGCGAATCACAGAAATCAAAGTACCAACTGACTGATCCAGCTTGGCGTTCGCGTTGGCCTTGTCCTTGGTACTATTCGCATTCGCGTATTCTTTACGCGCGTTTGCGATATTGCCAAAGACGGTCTGTTCCTGCTTCATGCTGCCCTTAACGGCATTAACCAAGTTCGGAATCAAATCGTAACGCCGCTGCGTCACGTTCTCAACCTGGCTCCACTTGGCGTCCACATTCTGGTTAGCAGTTGCCAGGGAGTTGTAAGTACCAATTCCCCAAAAGGCCAGGATGATGACGACAACCCCAATCACGATGCCGGTGATGGCCCCATTGCTTAATCTTTTCATGTTTATTTCTCCTTTGCGGACTTAATGACCTCATTATCTGTTATCCACAGCCCTCAAAAATCAGTCTTTGGGCGGATATTTAATTATATTATACCGCACCGGCTGAACTGGCAGGTCATTCACGTCTGCCCCCTATTTTTGCAAACTGTGCGGATTAGGCAAATTGGCAATGGCCTCGGTTAATGTCTCAGAAAAATTAATGTGTAGCTTCTTGCCGCGATCATTGGCCCACTT contains the following coding sequences:
- a CDS encoding LemA family protein, with the translated sequence MNMKRLSNGAITGIVIGVVVIILAFWGIGTYNSLATANQNVDAKWSQVENVTQRRYDLIPNLVNAVKGSMKQEQTVFGNIANARKEYANANSTKDKANANAKLDQSVGTLISVIRESYPTLNSNKQVQTLMTQLEGSENRIAVERKRYNESVQSYNNNVVTFPKNIFANAMGMGKKPYFKADAKAAKVPKVDLDTGK